A window from Pagrus major chromosome 4, Pma_NU_1.0 encodes these proteins:
- the LOC140994318 gene encoding C-type mannose receptor 2-like, whose amino-acid sequence MLTRSNEMHEMKMVGLQASYNNLTEERDQLQTSFNNLTEERDQLQTSFNNLTEERDQLQNNYNQLVTALTNERNDLQRKVEDTEASLKDLTNEKEVLKSILKDFGWVYFRGSFYYVSSTKRTWDQSRDDCLQKGADLMIINGKEEQDFANRFQKYMWIGLTDSQREGTWKWVDGTLLTKSYWASGEPNGGTQENCGDIKKYDAEKSWNDESCSHSLYWVCEKKLLCDSSLSGLTAVDTRVQKSSLRAAAVILGLLCLLLLTGLITLVVMLTRSNEMHEMKMVGLQASYNNLTEERDQLQTSYNQLVEDTEASLKDLTNEKEVLKSILKDFGWVYFRGSFYYVSSTNKTWQQSRDDCLQKGADLMIINSKEEQDFANQFKKYMWIGLTDSQTEATWKWVDGTLLTKSYWASKEPNGGTQENCGDIKKYDAEKSWNDEDCSHSLYWVCEKKLPQ is encoded by the exons ATGT TAACCAGGAGCAATGAAATGCATGAAATGAAGATGGTCGGGTTACAGGCTAGTTACAACAACCTGACTGAAGAAAGAGACCAACTACAGACCAGTTTCAACAACCTGACTGAAGAAAGAGACCAGCTACAGACCAGTTTCAACAACCTGACTGAAGAAAGAGACCAGCTACAGAACAATTACAACCAACTGGTTACAGCCCTGACCAATGAGAGAAATGATCTTCAGAGAAAGGTTGAAG ATACTGAGGCCAGTCTGAAAGATCTGACTAATGAGAAAGAGGTCCTGAAGAGCATTCTGAAAGACTTTG GATGGGTATATTTCAGAGGTAGTTTCTATTACGTGTCTTCTACCAAGAGAACCTGGGATCAGAGTCGAGATGACTGTCTTCAAAAAGGTGCAGACCTGATGATTATCAACGGCAAAGaagaacag gattttgCAAACCGGTTCCAGAAGTACATGTGGATCGGCCTGACTGACtcacagagagaggggacaTGGAAATGGGTGGATGGGACACTGCTGACCAAAAG cTACTGGGCTTCTGGGGAGCCTAACGGTGGAACACAAGAAAACTGCGGGGATATAAAGAAATATGATGCTGAAAAAAGTTGGAATGATGAAAGCTGTTCCCATTCACTCTACTGGGTCTGTGAAAAGAAACTCCT GTGTGACAGCAGCTTAAGTGGTTTGA CTGCTGTAGATACACGAGTTCAGAAGAGCTcactcagagctgctgcagtgattctgggtctgctgtgtcttctcCTCCTGACTGGACTCATAACTCTGGTTGTCATGT TAACCAGGAGCAATGAAATGCATGAAATGAAGATGGTCGGGTTACAGGCTAGTTACAACAACCTGACTGAAGAAAGAGACCAACTACAGACCAGTTACAACCAACTGGTTGAAG ATACTGAGGCCAGTCTGAAAGATCTGACTAATGAGAAAGAGGTCCTGAAGAGCATTCTGAAAGACTTTG GATGGGTATATTTCAGAGGTAGTTTCTATTACGTGTCATCTACCAACAAAACCTGGCAACAGAGTCGAGATGACTGTCTTCAAAAAGGTGCAGACCTGATGATTATCAACAGCAAAGAAGaacag gattttgCAAACCAGTTCAAGAAGTACATGTGGATCGGCCTGACTGACTCACAGACAGAGGCAACGTGGAAATGGGTGGATGGGACTCTACTGACCAAAAG CTACTGGGCCTCTAAGGAGCCTAACGGTGGAACACAAGAAAACTGCGGGGATATAAAGAAATATGATGCTGAAAAAAGTTGGAATGATGAAGACTGTTCCCATTCACTCTACTGGGTCTGTGAAAAGAAACTCCCACAATAA
- the LOC140994319 gene encoding CD209 antigen-like protein C: MFNNSQKRPLDGSEDKTTDTDTNFKTLTKERDELKRKLTIFGWMYFNNSFYYISTWEKSWQESRSDCLQRGADLVIINSKEEQEFTQYFRRHMWIGLTDQETEGTWKWVDGTLLTTSYWGAKEPNSHEGRDEDCGEIMFFDDENSWNDSPCGMRHIWICEKTVALPSPSPPSSLIGSPAAQPSPSASHGRNILQNRNHGGDDEATLTKTVPIETYPHSESQLP; the protein is encoded by the exons ATGTTCAACAACAGTCAAAAAAGACCTTTAG ATGGTtctgaagacaaaacaacagatacTGACACTAATTTCAAAACGCTGACTAAAGAGAGAGATGAATTGAAGAGGAAGCTGACCATCTTTG GATGGATGTATTTCAACAACAGTTTCTATTACATTTCTACGTGGGAGAAATCCTGGCAGGAGAGCAGAAGtgactgtctgcagagaggTGCAGACCTGGTGATTATCAACAGCAAAGaagaacag GAATTCACACAATATTTTCGGAGGCACATGTGGATTGGACTGACGGACCAGGAGACAGAGGGAACATGGAAATGGGTGGATGGGACTCTGCTGACCACAAG CTACTGGGGTGCTAAGGAGCCCAACAGTCATGAAGGCAGAGATGAAGACTGTGGAGAAATAATGTTCTTTGATGATGAAAACAGCTGGAATGATTCACCATGTGGAATGCGACATATCTGGATCTGTGAAAAGACGGTGGCTCT accctctccttctccaccaTCCTCTCTCATAGGATCACCGGCAGCCCAGCCTTCGCCATCGGCATCCCATGGCAGGAATATCCTCCAGAACAGGAACCACGGGGGGGACGATGAAGCCACACTGACCAAGACTGTGCCCATCGAGACGTACCCCCATTCCGAGTCTCAACTTCCCTAG
- the LOC140995211 gene encoding uncharacterized protein, protein MFLFQTRYNNLTKERDQLQTSYDNLISERHQLADKLTRQKDQSQTSYNNLTKERDQLQTSYNNLTKERDQLLTSYNNLTTEKDQLQERSEVLTEDRNNLQGKLQDTEASLKNLTDERANLKRTLNIFGVYFQGSFYYISTTKKTWQQSRDDCLRKGADLMIINSKEEQDFANRFKKYMWIGLTDSQREGTWKWVDGTLLTKSYWASGEPNGGTQENCGDIKNFDAEKSWNDESCSHSLYWVCEKKLLL, encoded by the exons ATGTTCCTGTTTCAGACCAGATATAACAACCTGACTAAAGAAAGAGACCAGTTACAGACCAGTTACGACAACCTCATCAGTGAGAGACACCAGTTAGCGGACAAGCTGACAAGACAGAAAGACCAGTCACAGACCAGTTACAACAACCTGACTAAAGAAAGAGACCAGTTACAGACCAGTTACAACAACCTGACTAAAGAGAGAGACCAGCTACTGACCAGTTACAACAACCTAACTACAGAGAAGGACCAGCTGCAAGAAAGATCTGAAGTCCTGACCGAAGACAGAAATAATCTTCAGGGAAAGCTTCAAG ATACTGAGGCCAGTCTGAAAAACTTGACTGATGAGAGAGCTAACCTGAAGAGGACTCTGAATATCTTTG GGGTATATTTCCAAGGTAGTTTCTATTACATTTCTACCACCAAGAAAACCTGGCAACAGAGTCGAGATGACTGTCTTCGAAAAGGTGCAGACCTGATGATTATCAACAGCAAAGaagaacag gattttgCAAACCGGTTCAAGAAGTACATGTGGATCGGCCTGACTGACTCACAGAGAGAGGGGACGTGGAAATGGGTGGATGGGACTCTGCTGACCAAAAG cTACTGGGCTTCTGGGGAGCCTAACGGTGGAACACAAGAAAACTGCGGGGATATAAAGAATTTTGATGCTGAAAAAAGTTGGAATGATGAAAGCTGTTCCCATTCACTCTACTGGGTCTGTGAAAAGAAACTCCTGCTATAA